In one window of Neisseria subflava DNA:
- a CDS encoding DUF1289 domain-containing protein, with protein MEQPDFFPIPSPCIGVCEANAKGYCKGCLRSREERLYWLQMTDSQKHQVMHLLSLRKAKIRNRKMEKPETGEHPVQNLLDF; from the coding sequence ATGGAACAACCCGATTTTTTCCCCATCCCCAGTCCCTGTATAGGTGTCTGCGAAGCCAATGCCAAAGGTTATTGCAAAGGCTGTCTGCGCAGTCGGGAAGAGCGCTTGTACTGGCTCCAGATGACCGACAGCCAAAAGCATCAAGTCATGCACCTCCTGTCCCTCAGGAAGGCCAAAATCCGCAACCGCAAAATGGAAAAACCCGAAACGGGTGAACATCCGGTTCAAAACCTGCTCGATTTCTAA
- the hemN gene encoding oxygen-independent coproporphyrinogen III oxidase, translating to MKIIPISNNTNTNNELPEFDRELIASLPSSGPRYTSYPTADRFHEGFKEAEYIQALSLRNTGALNKPLSLYIHIPFCNTICYYCGCNKIITKDKSRADAYIQYLEKEMELLAPHLGGRHQLAQLHFGGGTPTFLRDDQLERVFDMIRKYFQLIPNGEYSIEIDPRKVSRETVLKLGKLGFNRMSVGIQDFDPKVQEAVNRIQSYEETKEVIDAAREAGFKSVSVDLIYGLPHQNTESIKTTIDTVLSLDPDRLALYHYAHLPHIFKPQRRIDTNVVPGSEEKLDMLQYCVQTLTERGYVFIGMDHFAKPDDELSIALKEGFLQRNFQGYSTYADCDLVAIGVSSIGKIGSTYSQNERDIDAYYAALDAGHLPIMRGYQLNQDDILRRNIIQDLMCRFSLDYQIYESVFGIPFSRYFAAELEDMKQLETLGLVRLKPHSLTVTPKGRFLIRNIAMVFDYHLRHKETKAKYSQTV from the coding sequence ATGAAAATCATCCCCATCTCAAATAACACCAACACAAACAACGAATTACCGGAATTCGATCGTGAATTGATTGCCAGTTTGCCATCAAGCGGTCCCCGTTATACATCCTATCCGACTGCCGACCGCTTCCATGAAGGCTTTAAAGAAGCCGAATATATCCAAGCTTTAAGCCTGCGCAATACGGGAGCGCTTAACAAACCCCTTTCGCTCTACATCCACATTCCCTTCTGCAATACCATCTGCTACTACTGCGGCTGCAACAAAATCATTACCAAAGACAAAAGCCGTGCCGATGCCTATATCCAGTATCTGGAAAAAGAAATGGAATTGCTGGCACCGCATTTGGGCGGAAGACACCAGCTCGCGCAGCTCCACTTCGGCGGCGGTACGCCCACATTCCTGAGAGACGACCAACTCGAACGCGTCTTCGACATGATTCGTAAATACTTCCAGCTGATTCCCAACGGCGAATACTCCATCGAAATCGATCCGCGCAAAGTCAGCCGCGAAACTGTCCTCAAACTGGGCAAACTTGGTTTCAACCGCATGAGTGTCGGTATTCAAGACTTTGACCCTAAAGTGCAGGAAGCCGTCAACCGTATTCAAAGCTACGAAGAAACCAAAGAAGTGATTGATGCCGCGCGTGAAGCCGGATTTAAATCAGTCAGCGTCGATTTAATTTACGGCCTGCCGCACCAAAACACCGAAAGCATCAAGACCACCATCGACACGGTCTTGTCCCTCGATCCCGACCGTCTTGCCCTCTACCACTACGCCCACCTGCCGCATATCTTCAAACCGCAACGCCGTATCGACACCAATGTCGTTCCCGGCAGCGAAGAAAAACTCGATATGCTGCAATATTGCGTTCAAACCCTGACCGAGCGCGGCTACGTCTTCATCGGTATGGACCACTTTGCCAAACCTGACGACGAACTCTCCATCGCCCTCAAGGAAGGCTTCCTGCAACGCAACTTCCAAGGCTATTCAACCTATGCCGACTGCGATTTGGTAGCGATCGGCGTGTCCTCTATCGGCAAAATCGGCAGCACCTACTCCCAAAACGAGCGCGACATCGATGCCTATTACGCCGCACTCGATGCCGGACATCTGCCGATTATGCGCGGCTACCAGCTCAATCAAGACGACATCCTGCGCCGCAACATCATTCAGGATTTAATGTGCCGCTTCTCGCTTGATTATCAAATTTATGAAAGCGTGTTCGGCATTCCGTTTAGCCGCTATTTTGCAGCCGAACTGGAAGATATGAAGCAACTGGAAACCCTCGGCTTGGTCCGTCTCAAACCACACAGTCTGACTGTTACGCCGAAGGGCCGTTTCCTAATCCGCAACATCGCCATGGTGTTCGACTACCATCTGCGCCATAAAGAAACCAAAGCCAAATACTCGCAAACTGTGTAA
- a CDS encoding methylated-DNA--[protein]-cysteine S-methyltransferase: MTTLPSLNNLPSKWNEIREQLETDFSADLEALLHERLTEHEAKQFEQDFIDCIGCTPEEYVRIRRAIRLLETRYPDSPNELTVAAVATPLGEMLAVFGSKGLCLLEFVGQKHMEQEIMAVQKALHGQFIFQENEQTQLLRQELDLYFQGRLKVFATPLETIGTAFQQQVWNALLTIPYGETRSYKEQAQQLGNPKAIRAVAAANGQNKVSILIPCHRVIGSDGKLTGYAGGLNRKQSLLALERGEVQTALF; encoded by the coding sequence ATGACTACCCTACCTTCTTTAAACAATCTTCCATCAAAGTGGAATGAAATCCGCGAGCAGTTGGAAACCGACTTTTCTGCCGACCTCGAAGCCTTGCTGCACGAGCGTCTTACTGAACACGAAGCCAAGCAGTTCGAGCAGGATTTTATTGACTGTATCGGTTGTACGCCTGAGGAATATGTCCGTATCCGCCGAGCTATCCGGCTATTGGAAACACGTTATCCAGATAGTCCAAACGAACTGACTGTTGCCGCGGTTGCTACGCCCTTGGGCGAGATGTTGGCGGTGTTTGGTAGCAAGGGTTTGTGTCTGCTGGAATTTGTCGGGCAGAAACATATGGAACAGGAAATCATGGCTGTCCAAAAAGCTTTACATGGGCAGTTTATTTTCCAAGAAAATGAGCAAACGCAACTTTTGCGCCAAGAATTGGATTTATACTTTCAAGGCCGTCTGAAAGTTTTTGCGACGCCTTTGGAAACGATAGGTACAGCTTTTCAGCAGCAGGTGTGGAACGCGCTGCTGACCATTCCTTACGGTGAAACGCGCAGCTACAAGGAGCAGGCGCAGCAGTTGGGTAATCCCAAAGCCATTCGTGCCGTTGCCGCCGCCAACGGGCAGAACAAGGTGTCTATCCTGATTCCCTGCCACCGCGTTATTGGCAGCGACGGTAAACTGACCGGCTACGCAGGCGGCTTGAACCGCAAACAGTCGTTGCTTGCCTTGGAGCGAGGCGAAGTTCAGACGGCCTTGTTCTGA
- a CDS encoding TraB/GumN family protein, giving the protein MKKLLACLLVPLTALALGACKPAATSPESKPAELNWQQPKLTSNVWKISKEGQPDSYLLGTIHMGRTHQTLSSDAVKLLQSTDQLTTEVDPLPDSSPETKKMYQKYFKEVMSTEPLSRKLGKTDFRLLQEIYSQNEESRPIAQIADKLHPWAAFIFAGSTFPKGYSSETGADMLLTNAAADINKPRGSLESLDDVTAIFKAQPEETMLNFLKASIKTNKEETEDIKKLHQAYSDGRFEELIPLLEETEQRTLKLVDTKYAKAMSDWLKNDLLIRRNLAWLPEIRKQSAKQSTLFAVGIAHLPSEKGLIELLRQEGYQVTPEPKVLIWQ; this is encoded by the coding sequence ATGAAAAAACTGCTCGCCTGCCTGCTTGTGCCATTGACCGCCCTTGCCTTGGGTGCCTGCAAACCCGCCGCAACTTCACCCGAAAGCAAACCTGCCGAACTTAACTGGCAGCAGCCTAAACTGACCAGCAATGTTTGGAAAATCAGCAAAGAAGGCCAACCTGATTCCTACCTGCTCGGCACCATCCACATGGGACGAACCCATCAAACCCTGTCTTCCGATGCAGTCAAACTATTGCAATCCACCGACCAACTGACCACAGAAGTTGACCCATTGCCGGACAGCAGTCCGGAAACGAAAAAAATGTATCAAAAATACTTCAAAGAAGTCATGAGTACCGAACCGCTCAGCCGCAAGCTCGGCAAAACAGATTTCCGTCTTTTACAAGAAATCTATTCACAAAATGAAGAAAGCCGACCCATCGCCCAAATTGCCGACAAACTCCATCCATGGGCGGCATTCATTTTTGCCGGCAGTACATTTCCCAAAGGGTATAGCTCAGAAACCGGTGCAGATATGTTGCTGACCAACGCAGCCGCCGACATCAATAAGCCGCGTGGTTCATTAGAAAGTTTGGATGATGTTACCGCGATCTTCAAAGCCCAGCCTGAAGAAACCATGCTCAACTTTCTGAAAGCCAGTATTAAAACCAATAAAGAAGAAACCGAAGATATCAAAAAACTCCATCAAGCCTATTCAGACGGCCGCTTTGAAGAACTCATCCCACTTTTGGAAGAAACCGAACAACGCACCCTCAAACTTGTTGATACCAAATACGCCAAAGCCATGTCCGATTGGCTGAAAAACGACCTCCTGATTCGGCGTAACTTGGCATGGCTGCCTGAAATCCGCAAGCAATCCGCCAAACAAAGCACCCTCTTTGCCGTCGGCATTGCCCATTTACCCAGCGAAAAAGGCTTAATCGAACTATTGCGTCAAGAAGGCTATCAAGTAACGCCCGAACCCAAAGTCCTGATTTGGCAATAA
- a CDS encoding CysB family HTH-type transcriptional regulator — protein MKLQQLRYALEVYRHNLNVSEAADALFTSQPGISKQIRLLEEELGIQIFIRSGKRVVSVSQPGKAVLEISERILRDVQNIKNIGSEFTDHDSGSLTIATTHTQARYALPKIVAEFVKNYPKVNLTIKQGSPSAIAQMVSSGEADLAIITERIDDHPELGKLPCYEWNHAVIVPHDHPLLDCRNPLSLEDLASFPLVTYEFAFNSGSSIARTFNKAHIEQPDVALSAADTDVLKTYVRLGLGVGLMAKMAYDPVVDQDLQLIDAAHLFEPSPTWIALRTDTYLRGYAYDFIQMFAPKLTREVVDRILYTPVVEDFSI, from the coding sequence ATGAAACTGCAACAATTACGTTATGCCCTTGAGGTTTACCGACACAATCTGAATGTCTCCGAAGCCGCCGATGCGCTTTTCACATCCCAGCCCGGCATTTCCAAACAAATCCGCCTGCTTGAAGAAGAATTGGGTATCCAAATTTTTATCCGCAGCGGCAAACGTGTGGTTTCCGTTTCGCAACCGGGCAAAGCCGTATTAGAGATTTCGGAACGGATTTTGCGTGATGTACAAAACATTAAAAATATCGGCAGCGAGTTTACCGATCATGACAGCGGCTCGCTGACCATCGCGACAACGCATACCCAGGCACGTTATGCTTTGCCCAAAATCGTTGCGGAATTTGTCAAAAACTACCCTAAAGTCAATTTGACCATCAAACAAGGCAGCCCTTCTGCCATCGCGCAAATGGTCAGCAGCGGCGAAGCTGATTTGGCAATTATTACTGAACGCATTGACGATCATCCCGAGTTGGGCAAACTGCCCTGCTATGAATGGAACCATGCCGTCATTGTTCCGCACGACCACCCTCTTTTGGACTGCCGCAATCCTTTAAGCCTTGAAGATTTGGCTTCTTTTCCGCTGGTTACTTACGAATTTGCTTTTAATTCCGGCAGCAGCATCGCGCGTACATTTAATAAAGCGCATATTGAGCAACCTGATGTTGCCTTATCGGCTGCCGATACGGATGTATTGAAGACGTATGTCCGCTTAGGCTTGGGCGTTGGTTTGATGGCCAAAATGGCGTACGATCCCGTTGTCGATCAAGATTTACAGCTTATTGATGCGGCACACTTATTTGAACCGTCGCCCACTTGGATAGCCTTACGCACCGATACCTACCTGCGTGGTTACGCGTATGACTTTATCCAGATGTTTGCACCGAAACTGACCAGAGAAGTAGTCGACCGCATTCTGTACACGCCGGTTGTTGAAGATTTTTCAATTTAA
- the argF gene encoding ornithine carbamoyltransferase: MSLKNRHFLKLLDFTPEEITSYLDLAAELKAAKKAGREVQQMKGKNIALIFEKTSTRTRCAFEVAARDQGAGVTYLEPSASQIGHKESIKDTARVLGRMFDGIEYRGFGQDVVEELAKYAGVPVFNGLTNEFHPTQMLADALTMREHSDKPLNQIAFAYVGDARYNMANSLLVLAAKLGMDVRIGAPKSLWPSENIIETVQAVAKETGGRILLTENVKEAVKGVDFIHTDVWVSMGEPKEAWQERIDLLKGYRVTPELMVAAENPQVKFMHCLPAFHNRETKVGEWIYETFGLNGVEVTEEVFESEASIVFDQAENRMHTIKAVMVAALGD; encoded by the coding sequence ATGAGCCTGAAAAACCGCCATTTTTTAAAACTTTTGGATTTTACGCCGGAAGAAATTACTTCATATCTCGACCTTGCCGCCGAATTGAAGGCCGCTAAAAAAGCAGGGCGCGAGGTGCAGCAGATGAAAGGAAAAAACATCGCCCTGATTTTCGAGAAAACATCGACCCGCACCCGTTGCGCGTTTGAGGTGGCTGCACGCGACCAAGGTGCAGGGGTAACTTATCTGGAGCCTTCTGCCAGTCAAATCGGACATAAGGAAAGCATTAAGGATACCGCGCGTGTTTTAGGACGGATGTTTGACGGTATCGAGTATCGCGGTTTTGGGCAGGATGTGGTGGAAGAGCTGGCCAAGTATGCAGGCGTGCCTGTGTTCAATGGTTTGACCAACGAGTTCCACCCGACCCAAATGCTCGCCGATGCGCTGACGATGCGCGAACATAGCGACAAGCCTTTGAACCAAATTGCGTTTGCCTATGTCGGCGATGCGCGTTACAACATGGCCAATTCGTTGCTGGTGTTGGCTGCAAAACTGGGCATGGACGTGCGTATCGGTGCACCGAAAAGTTTGTGGCCGTCTGAAAACATTATCGAGACGGTACAGGCTGTTGCCAAAGAGACCGGCGGACGGATTCTGTTGACGGAGAATGTGAAAGAAGCCGTAAAAGGCGTGGATTTTATCCATACCGATGTGTGGGTCAGCATGGGCGAGCCTAAAGAGGCTTGGCAGGAACGTATTGATTTGCTGAAAGGTTACCGAGTTACGCCTGAGCTGATGGTGGCGGCGGAAAATCCGCAAGTCAAGTTTATGCACTGTCTGCCTGCTTTCCATAATCGCGAAACCAAAGTCGGCGAATGGATTTATGAGACATTCGGCCTGAATGGTGTGGAAGTAACGGAAGAAGTCTTTGAAAGCGAAGCCAGCATTGTGTTTGATCAGGCAGAAAACCGGATGCATACGATTAAAGCGGTGATGGTAGCGGCATTGGGCGATTGA
- a CDS encoding DUF1643 domain-containing protein: MNDKVTKIRPAYPENMEPNLCKPEKNEIYRYLLGRMGKKPLVAICMNPSAANIEYSDLTINRIIKVSEKLGYDGWIIANLYPERATRASKLGAYNNKQQEKNIKIIMKFLKGNGIKEVWGAWGNLNYSVLTKSKKKLLPRLKKADIKIYTFAALTKKGEPVHPLNRVVKQDFSRKINFDFS; the protein is encoded by the coding sequence ATGAATGACAAGGTAACAAAAATAAGGCCAGCTTATCCTGAGAACATGGAACCGAATTTATGTAAACCTGAAAAAAATGAAATTTATAGATATTTGCTTGGTAGGATGGGAAAAAAGCCACTGGTAGCTATATGTATGAATCCATCTGCTGCAAATATAGAATATAGTGATCTAACAATTAATCGGATTATTAAGGTAAGCGAAAAATTAGGTTATGATGGTTGGATTATAGCGAATCTTTATCCCGAAAGAGCCACGAGGGCTTCAAAGTTGGGTGCTTATAATAACAAACAACAAGAAAAGAATATTAAAATAATTATGAAATTTTTAAAAGGCAACGGAATTAAGGAGGTCTGGGGGGCTTGGGGTAATTTAAATTATTCTGTTTTAACTAAAAGTAAGAAAAAGCTTTTACCAAGGCTAAAGAAGGCTGATATTAAGATTTATACATTTGCTGCTCTTACAAAAAAAGGGGAACCAGTACACCCATTAAATAGAGTTGTAAAACAAGACTTCTCAAGAAAAATAAATTTTGATTTCTCTTGA
- a CDS encoding OmpA family protein, producing MTKQLKLSALFVALVASGTAMASEAHTKHGYTVSSQSQEIVRNNYGECWKNSYFDKATQGRVECGDREAVAPVQQAPEYVDETVSLSTKTLFGFDKDNLRPEAQENLDSLAQRLSNKDVQTVRVEGHTDFMGSEQYNQALSERRANVVANYLVGRGVASSKISAVGLGESQARMTATCEAEVAKLGKKVSKAKKRAALIACIEPDRRVDVKIRSIVTRQVAPGQTIEGQGELPASDEGWIPAPYNGVHGYAKP from the coding sequence ATGACCAAACAGCTGAAATTAAGCGCATTGTTCGTTGCCTTGGTTGCCTCTGGCACCGCTATGGCCAGCGAAGCGCACACCAAACACGGTTACACCGTAAGCAGCCAATCTCAAGAAATCGTCCGTAACAACTACGGCGAATGCTGGAAAAACAGCTACTTCGACAAAGCTACCCAAGGCCGTGTTGAATGTGGTGATCGTGAAGCAGTTGCTCCTGTACAACAAGCTCCTGAGTATGTTGATGAAACTGTTTCTCTGTCTACTAAAACTCTGTTCGGCTTCGACAAAGACAACCTGCGTCCTGAAGCCCAAGAAAACTTGGACTCTTTGGCTCAACGCCTGAGCAACAAAGACGTACAAACTGTACGTGTTGAAGGTCACACTGACTTCATGGGTTCTGAGCAATACAACCAAGCTCTGTCTGAGCGTCGTGCTAACGTAGTTGCTAACTACTTGGTAGGCCGTGGTGTTGCTTCTAGCAAAATCTCTGCAGTAGGTTTGGGCGAATCTCAAGCTCGCATGACTGCTACTTGTGAAGCTGAAGTTGCTAAACTGGGCAAAAAAGTTTCTAAAGCTAAGAAACGTGCTGCTCTTATCGCTTGTATCGAGCCTGACCGCCGCGTTGACGTTAAAATCCGCAGCATTGTTACTCGTCAAGTTGCTCCAGGCCAAACTATCGAAGGTCAAGGCGAATTGCCTGCTTCTGATGAAGGTTGGATCCCAGCTCCTTATAATGGCGTTCACGGTTACGCTAAACCTTAA
- the fnr gene encoding fumarate/nitrate reduction transcriptional regulator Fnr, with translation MATHNATHQMKTLCSTCSLRELCLPVGLMPNEFSQLDAVIRQSRRLKKGEYLFRAGEPFTSLFAIRAGFFKTTVASQDGRDQVTGFFMSGELVGMDGICSHIHSCDAVALEDSEVCELPFTHIEELGQDIPSLRSHFFRLMSREIVRDQGVMLLLGNMRAEERLAAFLLNLSQRLYSRGFAANDFILRMSREEIGSYLGLKLETVSRTLSKFHHEGLISVEHKHIKILDATTLKKMVSGCSHAI, from the coding sequence ATGGCCACACACAATGCAACACATCAAATGAAAACCTTGTGTTCCACATGTTCTTTACGCGAGCTGTGTTTGCCTGTCGGACTGATGCCTAACGAATTTTCACAACTGGACGCGGTTATTCGTCAAAGCCGCCGTCTGAAAAAAGGTGAATACCTGTTCCGTGCCGGCGAGCCGTTTACCTCTTTGTTTGCCATCCGTGCAGGCTTCTTTAAGACAACAGTCGCCAGCCAAGATGGACGCGATCAGGTAACCGGCTTTTTTATGTCGGGCGAACTGGTCGGTATGGATGGGATTTGTTCCCATATTCACAGCTGTGATGCTGTGGCTTTGGAAGACAGCGAGGTATGCGAGCTTCCGTTTACTCATATTGAGGAACTCGGTCAGGATATTCCCAGCCTCCGCTCCCACTTTTTCCGCTTGATGAGCCGCGAAATTGTCCGAGATCAGGGCGTTATGTTGCTTTTGGGCAATATGCGCGCTGAAGAGCGATTGGCGGCATTCTTGCTCAACCTGTCTCAGCGTCTCTATTCACGAGGCTTCGCCGCCAATGATTTTATCTTGCGGATGTCGCGTGAGGAAATCGGCAGCTATTTGGGACTGAAGCTGGAAACAGTCAGCCGCACCTTGTCTAAATTCCATCATGAAGGCTTGATTTCGGTTGAACACAAGCACATCAAAATCTTAGATGCGACAACCTTGAAGAAAATGGTTTCCGGTTGTTCGCACGCTATCTGA
- a CDS encoding DUF4149 domain-containing protein, which produces MNLLYKIIQTAAAMWLGMQLTAGYVTAPILFRLLPKMQAGEIAGISFAITALCGLVIFGAAYAFFRRQLASLSWWILVLWLLLACNHLLVTPVIEAHKYGLDNWLLSLVGGTFGVWHGLSSIIFLICTILAAICVWKWPKPN; this is translated from the coding sequence ATGAATCTACTGTACAAAATTATCCAAACCGCTGCCGCCATGTGGCTCGGTATGCAGCTGACAGCAGGCTATGTTACCGCCCCAATCCTGTTCCGCCTTCTGCCTAAAATGCAGGCGGGAGAAATTGCCGGCATTTCATTTGCCATCACAGCACTATGTGGCTTAGTTATTTTTGGCGCAGCCTATGCCTTTTTCAGACGGCAACTGGCCTCACTTTCTTGGTGGATCTTGGTACTTTGGCTACTCTTAGCCTGCAACCATCTTTTGGTTACGCCGGTTATCGAAGCACACAAATATGGGCTGGATAACTGGCTGCTGTCCCTAGTAGGTGGAACATTCGGTGTTTGGCACGGCTTATCCAGTATTATCTTTTTGATTTGTACGATACTGGCAGCCATCTGCGTATGGAAATGGCCCAAGCCAAACTAA